In Aythya fuligula isolate bAytFul2 chromosome 27, bAytFul2.pri, whole genome shotgun sequence, a single window of DNA contains:
- the FAHD2B gene encoding fumarylacetoacetate hydrolase domain-containing protein 2B, whose amino-acid sequence MPPGRVPLALPRAMRLVRFQPPGGAEPRLGLEEEEGGGLVDLSGAEPSLPRSMRAFLETGEHGLAAARRVLASGQHRLPRAGARLLAPIDDPEKVICVGLNYRDHCLEQDVKVPKEPLIFSKFPSAIVGPFDDIVHPAESSEVDWEVELAAVIGKTGRHIQESAALEHVVGFTVANDVSARDWQMRRNGRQWLLGKTFDTFCPLGPAIVTKDSVPDVHNLSIRCSVNGQLMQSSSTKQLVFRLPQLIAWVSQFVTLRPGDVLLTGTPPGVGVFRKPPVFLKPGDEVRCEIEELGTICNKVV is encoded by the exons ATGCCCCCCGGCCGCGTGCCCTTGGCGCTGCCCCGCGCCATGCGCCTCGTCCGCTTCCAGCCTCCTGGGGGGGCCGAGCCCCGgttggggctggaggaggaggagggtgggggCCTGGTGGACCTCAGCGGGGCCGAGCCCTCGCTGCCCCGCTCCATGCGGGCCTTCCTGGAGACCGGCGAGCACGGCCTGGCCGCGGCCCGCAG AGTTCTGGCCTCGGGCCAGCACCGCCTGCCGAGGGCGGGGGCGCGGCTGCTGGCCCCCATCGATGACCCCGAGAAGGTGATCTGCGTGGGGCTCAACTACCGCGACCACTGCCTGGAGCAGGACGTCAAGGTGCCCAAGGAGCCCCTCATCTTCAGCAAGTTCCCCAGCGCCATCGTCGGGCCCTTCGACGACATCGTGCACCCGGCCGAGAGCAGC GAGGTGGACTGGGAGGtggagctggctgctgtcaTCGGGAAGACGGGGCGGCACATCCAG GAATCGGCGGCGCTGGAGCACGTGGTGGGCTTCACTGTGGCCAACGATGTCAGCGCCCGGGACTGGCAGATGCGGAGGAACGGGAGGCAGTGGCTGCTGGGGAAAACCTTCGACACCTTCTGTCCCCTGGGGCCGGCCATTGTCACCAAGGACTCGGTGCCAG ACGTCCACAACCTGAGCATCCGCTGCAGCGTCAACGGGCAGctgatgcagagcagcagcaccaagcagcTCGTCTTCAGGCTGCCCCAGCTCATCGCATGGGTCTCCCA gtTCGTCACGCTGCGCCCCGGGGACGTGCTGCTCACAGGGACCCCTCCGGGTGTGGGGGTTTTCCGGAAGCCCCCCGTGTTTCTCAAG CCAGGCGACGAGGTGCGCTGCGAGATCGAGGAGCTGGGCACCATCTGCAACAAGGTGGTGTGA